The following are from one region of the Stigmatella ashevillena genome:
- a CDS encoding alpha/beta hydrolase, with protein sequence MAGETLTPDPRALPGKGGYGRLAALALVCGVLWVACERKGASATGPRLALSACRVEGIESQALCGTYEVFEDRAAKQGRKISLRVVVVPALAASPEPDPLVLLAGGPGQAATEVTVLKAVDRIHRLRDILLVDQRGTGASGPLKCNPAPPDAGLAAQFDDAYREEEFRTCLSGYDADPRLYTTPIAMDDLDEVREALGYPKLNLWGISYGTRAALVYMRQHPERVRTAILDGVAPLSLYLPLYAPRDGQRALDLLFTHCEQDADCAKAFPGLRGHVKALLDRMEQAPVKVSAVSPLTGVPEDITLSRRVFLQALYGQLYSPELAALAPLALSKAVQGDWAPFIALSQGITGGLSESVSHGMFFSVICSEDAPFITEEMLVRETAGTWFGAKMVRDMLEPCRVWPKGTVPEGYRQPVSSSVPTLLLSGELDPVTPPSWAEEAKKTLSHSLHVVVPGVGHNTMSLGCIQTLMADFVKQGSLEGLKPECGAALTRPPFFTSFAGPMP encoded by the coding sequence GTGGCTGGCGAAACCCTCACCCCTGACCCCCGCGCGCTCCCTGGGAAGGGGGGATACGGGCGGCTGGCCGCGCTCGCCCTGGTCTGCGGGGTGCTCTGGGTGGCGTGTGAGCGCAAAGGCGCCTCCGCCACCGGCCCCCGGCTGGCGCTGAGTGCGTGCCGCGTCGAGGGCATCGAGTCCCAGGCCCTGTGTGGCACCTACGAGGTCTTCGAGGATCGCGCCGCGAAGCAGGGGCGCAAGATTTCCCTGCGCGTGGTGGTGGTGCCGGCGCTGGCGGCCTCCCCGGAGCCCGACCCCCTGGTGCTGTTGGCGGGAGGACCTGGACAGGCCGCCACGGAGGTGACGGTGCTCAAGGCGGTGGATCGCATCCACCGTCTCCGGGACATCCTCCTGGTGGATCAGCGCGGAACGGGGGCCTCTGGACCCCTGAAGTGCAACCCGGCCCCTCCCGATGCGGGCCTGGCCGCGCAGTTCGACGACGCCTACCGCGAGGAGGAGTTCCGCACGTGCCTCTCGGGTTACGACGCGGATCCGCGCCTCTACACCACGCCCATCGCGATGGACGACCTGGACGAGGTGCGCGAGGCGCTGGGCTACCCGAAGCTCAACCTCTGGGGCATTTCGTACGGGACGCGCGCGGCGCTGGTGTACATGCGCCAGCACCCGGAGCGGGTCCGCACCGCCATCTTGGATGGGGTGGCGCCGCTGAGCCTGTACCTGCCGCTCTACGCGCCCCGGGACGGCCAGCGAGCGTTGGACCTGCTCTTCACCCACTGTGAGCAGGATGCGGACTGCGCGAAGGCGTTTCCTGGGCTGCGGGGCCACGTCAAGGCCCTGCTGGACCGGATGGAGCAGGCGCCGGTGAAGGTGAGCGCGGTGAGCCCGCTCACGGGCGTGCCCGAGGACATCACCCTCTCCCGGAGGGTTTTTCTTCAGGCGTTGTATGGCCAGCTCTACTCGCCGGAGCTGGCGGCCCTGGCGCCGCTCGCCTTGTCCAAGGCGGTCCAGGGAGACTGGGCGCCCTTCATCGCGCTCAGCCAGGGCATCACCGGAGGCCTGAGCGAGTCCGTGAGCCATGGCATGTTCTTCTCAGTCATCTGCTCGGAGGACGCGCCCTTCATCACCGAGGAGATGCTGGTCCGCGAGACGGCCGGCACGTGGTTTGGCGCGAAGATGGTCCGCGACATGCTGGAGCCGTGCCGGGTATGGCCCAAGGGCACCGTGCCGGAGGGGTACCGTCAGCCGGTGAGTTCCTCGGTGCCCACGCTCCTGCTCTCGGGGGAGTTGGATCCCGTGACGCCGCCCTCCTGGGCCGAGGAGGCCAAGAAGACGCTCTCCCACAGCCTGCACGTGGTGGTGCCGGGCGTGGGCCACAACACGATGTCGCTGGGCTGCATCCAGACGCTGATGGCGGACTTCGTGAAGCAGGGCAGCCTGGAAGGCCTGAAGCCCGAGTGCGGCGCGGCGCTGACACGCCCCCCGTTCTTCACCTCCTTCGCTGGGCCGATGCCGTGA
- a CDS encoding ABC transporter ATP-binding protein, translated as MIDVSHLHKRFGAVTAVEDVSFSAADGVVTGLLGPNGAGKTTTLRMLYTLIRPDRGTARVDGLDVAERPMDVRRAIGVLPDARGIYPRLTAREHARYAGELHGLSGAALDKRVDELVELLDMKDIVHRRAEGFSQGERMKVALARALVHGPRNVLLDEPTNGLDVMSTRAVRTIIRRLKAEGHCVLFSSHVMQEVTALCDRIVVVARGRVVAEGTPDELRARTGKESLEEAFITAIGTDQGLMQ; from the coding sequence ATGATCGACGTGAGCCACCTGCACAAGCGCTTCGGCGCGGTGACGGCGGTGGAGGATGTGTCCTTCTCCGCGGCGGATGGGGTCGTCACCGGCCTGCTGGGACCCAATGGCGCCGGGAAGACGACCACCCTGCGCATGCTCTACACGCTCATCCGCCCGGATCGGGGCACGGCCCGGGTGGACGGGCTGGACGTGGCCGAGCGCCCCATGGACGTGCGCCGGGCCATCGGCGTGCTCCCGGACGCGCGCGGCATCTACCCGCGCCTCACCGCCCGGGAGCACGCCCGCTACGCCGGCGAACTGCACGGCCTGTCTGGCGCGGCGCTGGACAAGCGCGTGGATGAGCTGGTGGAGCTGCTGGACATGAAGGACATCGTCCACCGCCGCGCGGAGGGCTTCAGCCAGGGCGAGCGCATGAAGGTGGCTCTGGCGCGGGCGCTGGTGCATGGGCCGCGCAACGTGCTCCTGGACGAGCCCACCAACGGCCTGGACGTGATGAGCACCCGCGCCGTGCGCACCATCATCCGCCGCCTCAAGGCCGAGGGGCACTGCGTGCTCTTCTCCAGCCATGTGATGCAAGAGGTGACGGCCCTGTGTGACCGCATCGTCGTGGTGGCCCGGGGGCGCGTGGTGGCGGAGGGCACCCCGGACGAGCTGCGCGCCCGCACCGGCAAGGAGAGCTTGGAGGAGGCCTTCATCACCGCCATCGGAACGGATCAGGGGTTGATGCAATGA
- a CDS encoding ABC transporter permease: protein MRRLFATVFRKELKDHLRDRRSVSSALLGTLLGPLVSAMLFTMMASWYGDSKPLEVPVVGREHAPSLMAFLQRYGAQLTEPPEDYEALLQAGKLDAVLIIPEDYGKDFTQGHTAAVQMVVDSSRNEARVNAERLRSMLQSYSGLLGGQRLLARGVAPELAAPVRVDEVDLATPERLAARTLYIVPYFLVFAALMGGMNVAIDAMAGERERGSLEPLLINPVGRGEVVAGKWLTAVVFASLSTLVCLGAFLVMLRLVPLQDLGLKVHLDAASVVSILAALLPLSFFASAGQLWVSTYARSFKEAQTYLQLLLMLPLVPSLLLGLSPIKSQPWMFAIPVFGQQLLMGEVMRGEALGGGPYVLGALGCFVAAAVCLVFTTRLLGQERIIFGR, encoded by the coding sequence ATGAGGAGGCTCTTCGCCACGGTCTTCCGCAAGGAGCTGAAGGACCACCTGCGGGACAGGCGCTCGGTGTCGAGTGCGCTCCTCGGGACGCTGCTCGGGCCGCTCGTGTCCGCGATGCTCTTCACGATGATGGCCTCCTGGTACGGGGACTCCAAGCCCCTGGAGGTTCCGGTGGTGGGCCGCGAGCATGCCCCCAGCCTCATGGCGTTTCTCCAGCGCTACGGCGCCCAGCTCACCGAGCCGCCCGAGGACTACGAGGCGCTCCTCCAGGCCGGCAAGCTGGACGCGGTGCTCATCATCCCCGAGGACTACGGCAAGGACTTCACCCAGGGGCACACCGCCGCGGTGCAGATGGTGGTGGACAGCTCGCGCAACGAGGCGCGCGTCAACGCCGAGCGCCTGCGCTCGATGCTCCAGTCCTACTCGGGCCTGTTGGGGGGCCAGCGCCTCCTGGCGCGCGGCGTGGCGCCCGAGCTGGCGGCGCCCGTCCGGGTGGACGAGGTAGACCTGGCCACGCCGGAGCGGTTGGCGGCGCGGACGCTGTACATCGTCCCGTACTTCCTCGTCTTCGCCGCCCTCATGGGCGGGATGAACGTGGCCATCGACGCGATGGCGGGGGAGCGCGAGCGCGGCTCGCTGGAGCCGTTGCTCATCAACCCCGTGGGGCGTGGAGAGGTGGTGGCGGGCAAGTGGCTCACCGCGGTGGTGTTCGCGTCCCTGTCGACGCTCGTGTGCCTGGGGGCCTTCCTGGTGATGTTGCGGCTCGTGCCCCTCCAGGACCTGGGGTTGAAGGTGCACCTCGACGCGGCGTCGGTGGTCAGCATCCTCGCGGCCCTCCTGCCCTTGTCGTTCTTCGCCTCGGCGGGCCAGCTGTGGGTGTCCACCTATGCGCGCTCTTTCAAGGAAGCCCAGACGTACCTGCAACTGCTGCTGATGCTGCCGCTGGTGCCCAGCCTCTTGCTGGGCCTGTCCCCCATCAAGAGCCAGCCCTGGATGTTCGCCATCCCCGTGTTTGGCCAGCAACTGCTGATGGGCGAGGTGATGCGGGGCGAGGCCTTGGGCGGCGGGCCCTATGTGTTGGGAGCCCTGGGATGCTTCGTGGCGGCAGCGGTGTGCCTGGTCTTCACCACCCGGCTGCTGGGCCAGGAGCGCATCATCTTCGGGCGTTGA
- a CDS encoding DUF2378 family protein — MTRSILFEGLFVHGVARDSYFEAELRKVGFDRDDLLPQYPMSLFRKCLDIACRCFYPGLTVEEGRRRLGHQFVQGFARTVLGGAVSAGVPLVGPVRFLKKFPEHLRFDTSPISVNSIQVGDRQFRLDFRASVDLSPFFLQGVVEEGLRLTRVVPVLRVARHSPISFTLHVTW, encoded by the coding sequence ATGACGCGCTCGATTCTCTTCGAGGGACTGTTTGTCCACGGGGTGGCGAGGGATTCGTATTTCGAGGCGGAGCTGCGCAAGGTGGGGTTTGACCGGGACGATCTCCTGCCGCAGTACCCCATGAGCCTGTTCCGCAAGTGTCTGGACATCGCCTGCCGGTGTTTCTACCCGGGGCTGACGGTGGAAGAGGGGCGGCGGCGGTTGGGCCACCAGTTCGTCCAGGGCTTCGCGCGCACGGTGCTGGGTGGGGCGGTGTCCGCGGGCGTTCCGCTGGTGGGGCCGGTGCGCTTTCTCAAGAAGTTCCCCGAGCATCTGCGGTTCGACACCTCGCCCATCTCCGTGAACTCGATTCAGGTGGGGGATCGGCAGTTCCGCTTGGACTTCCGGGCCAGCGTGGACCTGTCCCCCTTCTTCCTCCAAGGGGTCGTCGAGGAAGGCCTGCGGCTCACACGGGTTGTCCCAGTCCTCCGGGTGGCGCGGCACTCGCCCATCAGCTTCACGCTGCATGTGACCTGGTAG